The genomic DNA CTGGCGGATTAGGGTTTGAATCTGCATCAAGACAAGCTGCAGAAGTCACTTTAATTGAGCTCAATGCAACGGCCTTTCAACAGCTACAAAAAAATGCCTCAACAGTTAAAGCGACCAACATCAACGTATTGAATCAAAATTCACTAAATTTCTTGAAACAACCCGCTAAGCCATACGATATTGTGTTTATCGACCCTCCTTTCAGACAAGGTCTACTCGCAGAAAGTATAGAACTGCTAGAAAGTAATGGTTGGCTCAATAGCCAAGCGTTGATTTATATTGAGACCGAGAAAGAATTGCAAATGCCAACGTTACCAAACAACTGGCAACTGCATAGAGAGAAAGTGGCGGGTCAGGTTAGATTCCAACTATTTATAAGAGAATAATAATGAAATACCTTTTGATTTTAGCCAAGGCTGCTATTGCGTTCGTGTGGTTTGTATTGCTGTTCAATATTGTACACCCCTTTCCTGGCAAGGCCGCTATTGCGCTCTATATCATGACGGCTTTCTTACTGATGATGCATGGTCTGCAATCGGCGATTTTTTTAGGGGCTTTTGGCGATAAGGTCAAGCTCACCTCTTGGGAGAAGTGGTCCATATTAATCTTTGGCATCTTTGCTTTATTAGATATACGTCGAAAACATATGATGGACTAAAGCGAAACACCACAACGCACTTTCGAGTGCGTTTTTTTATGCTGTTGCCAAAATTTCACATTGTGAAAATGCAAAAAAGCCTCACTCTTTCGAGTGAGGCTTTATGTAGTGGTCGGTGAAGAGGGATTCGAACCCCCGACCCTCTGGTCCCAAACCAGATGCGCTACCAAGCTGCGCTATTCACCGACAAAGTTTCGCTTTAATTAAAATCAAAGCAGGGAACCGAAGTTACCTAAATGATGGGGTGGCTAACGAGATTCGAACTCGCGACCACCGGAATCACAATCCAGGGCTCTACCAACTGAGCTATAGCCACCATCAATTTTATCATCACCGCATTTATGCCATGATATTTTGTAGTGGTCGGTGAAGAGGGATTCGAACCCCCGACCCTCTGGTCCCAAACCAGATGCGCTACCAAGCTGCGCTATTCACCGACGAATGTTTCGTTTCGATTAAAATCAAAACAGGGAACCGAAGTTACCTAAATAATGGGGTGGCTAACGAGATTCGAACTCGCGACCACCGGAATCACAATCCAGGGCTCTACCAACTGAGCTATAGCCACCACTATTTTTTGCCAATATGCTGTTTATCAAAACAAGCTTCCGGATGGTACGCCCGAAAGGATTCGAACCTTCGACCTTTGGCTCCGGAGGCCAACGCTCTATCCAGCTGAGCTACGGGCGCATGCCCTATCGGCGGAGTGGAATAATACGGATATCACACTTAGCCGTCTAGTACTTTTTGCTATTTTTTTTGTGTTTGTGCTTTTTTTCAACGAAAAGCATCACTCTCTGCCTTTTTCTAGATGTGATTTAAGCCTCGCCCCCGAAAAGATAGGGTTTAATGCAACAAACATAAGATATATAATCACGCTACATTTACAACACTTTAACAGTTAGTTGTTCCACTGTGTGCGATCTATGTGCAAACGCCCATCGAATTAGCGCTTACTTAGGAATTAAAAGAGAGTTAATGGATATGCCTCGTAACCTTATTACCTTAATTACCGTCGCGCTTGTGTTTTCCAGTGCTAGCTTTGCTTCTTCCAGTCAACAGGACGACGATGCGATTGCTCAGCGTATTCAACCCGTAGGTAGTGTCTACCTTGCGGGATCTGAACCGGAACAAACCGTGGCCTCTGCTGGCCCTAGAGATGGTGCCACTGTCTATGGCACCTTCTGCCTGGCCTGTCATAGCTCTGGTGTTGGTGGAGCACCAAAGATCAATGATGCTAGCGATTGGGAAAGTCGTATTGCACAAGGCAAAGAAACCATGGTTAACCACGCCTTAAACGGCTTCAACGCCATGCCCGCTCGTGGTGCGTGTATGGATTGTAGCGATGATGAAATTATTGCCGCTATTGACCATATGATTGCCGAACTTTAAATTTTTACTAAAAATAAAAAGATGGCCTAGGCCATCTTTTTCAAGGTTAAGCATTACTTTTTAAACATGGCCCTTAGGTTGGCAATATGCGCCTGACCTTTTTCCATTCGTTCTTCTTTAGTTTGTTGTTTTTTCTTTGCTTCCCATTCCAAGTCATCAAACGGTAGTTCATCTAAGAATCGGCTTTGTGTCGGTTTTATTAGCTCGCCATACTGGCGTCGCTCCTTACATACAGTGAAGTTGAGTTCTTTTTGAGCACGAGTAATACCGACATACATTAGGCGACGCTCTTCCTCTACGTTGTCTTCATCTATACTCGTTTGGTGAGGCAGGATGCCTTCTTCTGCCCCCATGAGGTATACATATGGGAACTCTAGCCCTTTTGATGCATGTAGCGTCATAAGTTGTACTTGGTCGGCCTCTGCATCGTCTTCTCCTCGCTCCATCATGTCGCGTAGGGTTAAACGCTGCACCACCTCTTTTAAGGTTTTTTCTTCTTTATCGTAGTTGTCGCCTTCAAGATCAGCCACTATCCAAGTGTACAAATCCGAGACGTTCTTCATGCGCATTTCTGCTGCTTTGGGACTTGCTGATGTTTCGTAAAGCCAATCTTCATAATGAATATCACGCACTAAACTGCGGACCGCTTCTACCGTATTACCACGCTCTGCATTGTCTCCGACACGCACCAACCATTCGGTGAAGCGCCTTAAACTCTCTAACCCTTTTCCCGACAATGTTTGCTCTAGACCCAGCTCAAAAGATGACTCAAATAAACTTTTGCCCCGCATGTTGGCATAACTGCCGAGTTTTTCTAGAGTAACTGGCCCTATCTCTCTGCGCGGTGTATTCACTATACGCAAAAACGCATTATCATCATCCGGGTTCACTAACACTCTCAAGTAAGCCATTACATCTTTTATTTCCGCACGGGAGAAAAAAGAGGTACCACCAGAAATACGATAGGGAATACGGTTTTGCATTAACGATTTTTCGATTAAACGAGACTGGTGATTGCCTCGGTAGAGAATGGCATAGTCTTTATAATGCGTTCTGTTGACAAATTTATGAGCAATGATCTCGCCCGTTATACGCTCCGCTTCATGATCTTCATTTTTGGCCATCAGCACTTTGAGTTTTTCACCGTCAGCAATTTCAGAGAACAGTTTTTTCTCATACACATGGGGGTTATTAGCGATCAAAATATTCGCCGAGCGCAAAATTCGGCTGGTCGAGCGGTAGTTTTGCTCAAGTTTAATCAACTTTAGCCTAGGGTAATCCTCCCCTAATAACACCAAGTTTTGCGGTTTAGCTCCACGCCAAGAGTAAATCGACTGATCATCGTCCCCTACTACGGTTAAGCGACCACGTTCACCCACCAGCAGTTTCACTAATTCATATTGGCTGGTATTTGTATCTTGATATTCATCCACTAATAAATAGCGAATACGAGCCTGCCACCGCTCTCTCACTTCTTGGTTCTTTTTCAGTAGCAATACCGGCATTAAAATCAGATCATCAAAATCCAACGCATTGTATGCCACCATTTGTCTCTGATACATTTCAAAACAATCGGCAAACAAGGTCGGTAACTCACCTTGCGCTGAAGCTCTCGCTTGAGCGGGAGTTAACATGTCATTTTTCCAGTTTGAAATGGTGCTCACTAGTTGACGAAGTAAGTCTTTATCTCCATCCAAAAGATCTTCTGTCAATTCTTTCAACATGGACAATTGGTCTTGGTCATCAAAAAGAGAAAAACCCGCTTTTAACCCAAGAGCTTTATATTCACGACGAATGATATTTAGACCCAAAGTATGGAAGGTCGACACCATTAAGCCTTTAGACTCATTTTTACCTAACGTTTGTCCAACCCGTTCTTTCATTTCTCGGGCCGCTTTATTGGTAAAAGTCACCGCCGCAATGTTACGAGCTTTATAGCCACACCGTTGTACTAAGTACGCAATTTTATTGGTGATTACACGAGTCTTACCTGAGCCCGCCCCCGCCAACACAAGACAAGGTCCAGATACAAATTTTACCGCTTCATCCTGCTGTGGATTCAGTCTCATAACGCTACCGAGATAAAAAAAAGGGCTACAATCATACTGCTCACCTCATTAATTTCCAATGGAATTCTATTTTTAGCAGTGCTTACCCAAACTTACAAATACTTGCATTTACGTGGCGATGAAATAAAATGAATGAATGTTCATTCATTTTATTGGAATTGTGATTACATGGCACCTAATAACAAACGCCAAGATATCTTACAGGCAGCAGTCACTATATTAGGCAGGGATGGCTTCAAAGGTCTTTCCATTCAAAAGTTAGCCACAGAAGCGAATGTCGCTACTGGCACTGTTTATCTCTATTTTAAAGATAAAGATAAAGTCATTGTCGAAGTGAGACTTTGGCTGGCAAAGCAGTTTTCAGACATCATTCAAGCTGGAGTGTCTTCTGAGCAACCCCTTTATGAGCGATACCACACCATGTGTGAAAACATATGGAACATGGGCCAATGTCACTTAACTTTACTGCAAACTCAAATTCAATATGAATCCCTTCCTACTCCTTTGAGCGTCGAAGTACATAACATGGAAAAGAAAATGTTTGATCAACTCATCGGCCTTTTTAATGAAGGAAGAGAAAGTGGGGAAATAAAAAACTTATCTGACATTGTCTTATACTGTCTTAGTTTAGATAGTTGCTTTGCGCTTACGCGTAAACACTGCCAAAACATTGAACCTATTGACTATGCCACCTACCAATTAGCAATCCAAGCAAGCTGGGACGCTATTACCGTAAAATAACTGGAGAACCGTTCCATGAAGAAATGGACACTCATCATGCTCATCATTGCCTTAGTCCTATTTGGCAGTGTTATTGGCTTTAATATGTTCAAACAACAAAAGATTGCTGAGTATTTAGCAAATCGTCCCGAACCTGAATATCCCGTGACCATTATGACGGCAACAGCGGAAGAATGGACACCGAGCATTAGTGCTATTGGTTTTATTGAACCTCTACAGGGGGTAACTTTAACTGCGGAAGCAAGTGGTATCGTCACTAAAATCAACTTTGTATCTGGACAAAAAGTGTCTAAGGGCGATTCTCTAGTAGAGTTAGACTCTGACGTTGAAAAGGCTAACTTACAAAGTGCTCAAGCTCGCTACCCAGCCGCTGAGGCAAAATATAAACGCTATAGAGGTTTGTATAAAAAGGGGGCTATCTCTAAAGAAGGTTTTGATGAAGCAGAAGCGGCTTACCTTTCTTTAAAAGCCGACATTACCGGCTTAAAGGCAACCATTAACCGCCGTGATGTGGATGCTCCTTTCTCTGGTGTTGTAGGTATTCGCGGGGTTAACCTTGGTGAATATATGCAAGCCGGTAGCCGAATCGCCCGTCTCGAAGACATCAGTGTTATGCGTATGCGCTTTACCGTCTCGCAAAATGACATCTCACGCATCAGTATTGGTCAATCAGTGCATGTAGCGGTTGACTCTTACCCTGGTACTCATTTTAACGCCACTATATCAGCCATAGAGCCGGCGATTAATTATCAAAGCGGTCTATTACAGGTACAGGCCGATATTCCTAATGCACAAGGTAAGTTACGTTCAGGTATGTTTGCCCGCGCTCAGATTGTCCTACCAACGCTCACCAATCAAGTGGTCTTACCGCAAATCGCTATCACTTACACTTTATACGGTGACAGTGTGTACGTGTTAGACAAAGACACTCATCGCGTGACTCAACAAGTCATCACTGCTGGCGAAAGAAATAAAGACCGTGTTCGCATTCTAGATGGTATTAAACCTGGTGATACAGTTGTGACTTCAGGCCAAGTCCGCTTAAGCAATGATTCTAAAGTCAAGGTTGTTGAGAGTGATGCCACTACGCCACCAACTGAAACTCCAATGCTGTAAGGGATAGACCATGCGATTTACAGACATTTTTATAAAGCGCCCTGTGCTGGCCATTTCAATTAGCTTTTTAATTGCGCTACTTGGACTGCAAGCCATCTTTAAGATGCAAGTGCGTGAATACCCCGAAATGACCAATACCGTCGTCACAGTGACTACGGGTTACTATGGTGCCAGTGCCGACTTAATCCAAGGCTTTATTACTCAGCCTCTTGAACAAGCTATTGCACAGGCAGACAACATTGATTTTATGACTTCACAGTCAGTACTTGGTAGCTCAACCATTACTGTCACCATGAAGCTGAATACCAATCCCAACGCTGCCTTAGCGGATATTTTGGCGAAAACTAACGCCGTGCGATCTCAGTTACCTAAAGAGTCAGAAGATCCCACAGTAACCATGTCTACCGGTTCCACCACTGCCGTTATGTACATTGGTTTTACCAGTGATGAACTCGCCTCTAGCCAGATCACTGATTACCTTGAGCGCG from Vibrio rarus includes the following:
- a CDS encoding TetR/AcrR family transcriptional regulator, whose protein sequence is MAPNNKRQDILQAAVTILGRDGFKGLSIQKLATEANVATGTVYLYFKDKDKVIVEVRLWLAKQFSDIIQAGVSSEQPLYERYHTMCENIWNMGQCHLTLLQTQIQYESLPTPLSVEVHNMEKKMFDQLIGLFNEGRESGEIKNLSDIVLYCLSLDSCFALTRKHCQNIEPIDYATYQLAIQASWDAITVK
- a CDS encoding efflux RND transporter periplasmic adaptor subunit is translated as MKKWTLIMLIIALVLFGSVIGFNMFKQQKIAEYLANRPEPEYPVTIMTATAEEWTPSISAIGFIEPLQGVTLTAEASGIVTKINFVSGQKVSKGDSLVELDSDVEKANLQSAQARYPAAEAKYKRYRGLYKKGAISKEGFDEAEAAYLSLKADITGLKATINRRDVDAPFSGVVGIRGVNLGEYMQAGSRIARLEDISVMRMRFTVSQNDISRISIGQSVHVAVDSYPGTHFNATISAIEPAINYQSGLLQVQADIPNAQGKLRSGMFARAQIVLPTLTNQVVLPQIAITYTLYGDSVYVLDKDTHRVTQQVITAGERNKDRVRILDGIKPGDTVVTSGQVRLSNDSKVKVVESDATTPPTETPML
- a CDS encoding c-type cytochrome, with product MDMPRNLITLITVALVFSSASFASSSQQDDDAIAQRIQPVGSVYLAGSEPEQTVASAGPRDGATVYGTFCLACHSSGVGGAPKINDASDWESRIAQGKETMVNHALNGFNAMPARGACMDCSDDEIIAAIDHMIAEL
- the rsmD gene encoding 16S rRNA (guanine(966)-N(2))-methyltransferase RsmD — translated: MARNSMRKHQTTSSAKNSKSTGSIRIISGLWRGRKLPVHDAEGLRPTTDRVKETLFNWIASDIPNARCLDLFAGSGGLGFESASRQAAEVTLIELNATAFQQLQKNASTVKATNINVLNQNSLNFLKQPAKPYDIVFIDPPFRQGLLAESIELLESNGWLNSQALIYIETEKELQMPTLPNNWQLHREKVAGQVRFQLFIRE
- a CDS encoding DUF1145 domain-containing protein, translated to MKYLLILAKAAIAFVWFVLLFNIVHPFPGKAAIALYIMTAFLLMMHGLQSAIFLGAFGDKVKLTSWEKWSILIFGIFALLDIRRKHMMD
- the rep gene encoding DNA helicase Rep; translation: MRLNPQQDEAVKFVSGPCLVLAGAGSGKTRVITNKIAYLVQRCGYKARNIAAVTFTNKAAREMKERVGQTLGKNESKGLMVSTFHTLGLNIIRREYKALGLKAGFSLFDDQDQLSMLKELTEDLLDGDKDLLRQLVSTISNWKNDMLTPAQARASAQGELPTLFADCFEMYQRQMVAYNALDFDDLILMPVLLLKKNQEVRERWQARIRYLLVDEYQDTNTSQYELVKLLVGERGRLTVVGDDDQSIYSWRGAKPQNLVLLGEDYPRLKLIKLEQNYRSTSRILRSANILIANNPHVYEKKLFSEIADGEKLKVLMAKNEDHEAERITGEIIAHKFVNRTHYKDYAILYRGNHQSRLIEKSLMQNRIPYRISGGTSFFSRAEIKDVMAYLRVLVNPDDDNAFLRIVNTPRREIGPVTLEKLGSYANMRGKSLFESSFELGLEQTLSGKGLESLRRFTEWLVRVGDNAERGNTVEAVRSLVRDIHYEDWLYETSASPKAAEMRMKNVSDLYTWIVADLEGDNYDKEEKTLKEVVQRLTLRDMMERGEDDAEADQVQLMTLHASKGLEFPYVYLMGAEEGILPHQTSIDEDNVEEERRLMYVGITRAQKELNFTVCKERRQYGELIKPTQSRFLDELPFDDLEWEAKKKQQTKEERMEKGQAHIANLRAMFKK